In the Cucurbita pepo subsp. pepo cultivar mu-cu-16 chromosome LG17, ASM280686v2, whole genome shotgun sequence genome, TggttttaacaaatatttttcagcttttgcctttctttttttgaaataacAAAGGACCCTATAGGGTGCCTTTGTGAGATGAATGGACCCTACAGCTAACGACTTGTGTAATTGTTTTCTCAATTTGGCTAACTTTAATTGAGTCATCTGATAGACATTTTTTGGTGGGAGCTCAATTTACGATTGATGCCACTACGAGGAGGTAATGTCTTTGGCAGATTACCTGGCATTATATTGACATAATTGTACCGTACATCTTTGACTTCACTTGAGATGGGTTCTGTTGTGGTTACATCTTCCACTATTGGTATGACTGTGAATGTGGGCTCTTCTCGAGCAAGCCCTTTCTTTAACTGCAAGGTGAAAATCATTCTTATGCCACCCGACTACTTGATGCTTGTAGAGATAACTCTAGAATTGCGGTCAGTGATATCTAGGAACTTTGCGCTAATGACATTGGGATTACTTTGTGTTGTAGAAGGAAGTTCATTTCAAGTACCTATACAAACCACAAGATTAATTTCTCCCAACCAAGCCACTAGCTTTAAAGAGACTCTCTTGGAGACTCCTATGATGGGTAAGGTCTCGAAATTAATCACTTTCATTTTGTCAGTCTCTTTCTACTTTGAGTTTTAGTCTACAGGTTTCTTGATCGAATATGAAGTTATGAGTCACACCTCAGACTCCACGGTGCTCTTACTCAACTGAGAGTTAAGGCTTGATGAGAGCTTTGATAAAGTCTGTGGTTGTAAAGGGGGATTATGAAGGCGTTGGTTGATAGTTCCTTAGGGGTTTAGCCCCTCTAGATGAGCCAACATTTGTATTTTGAGATGGTCTATTTATTCCCTTGTTTGGTCACTCAACCCCTCCATTTGTTTTGGTCGTGCCCTTATTCCTTTGACCCATAGGCTTGAAATATCTATTCCTGGTGTTGTGGACCAGTGCTTGTTTCATTTGAAAGTTGGCCTCACCACAAAAAGTCCTCGAGTCTTTCAACGGCTATAAATGTGGCGGTTTGTTCGTATACTTTGTCTTTTTCTAACATGTCTTTGATATTCAACGTTAATATAGATAACTACTTGACATATTCTCTTAATCTTTCGGTCTGTCTTAGTTCtcgtaatttttatttcactaTGTATTCCGATGAAGAATTCTTTATTGAGGTATTTCCATGAATTGATGGTGCATGCTCCATTTTGGATATCATTTACCTTTGAGCATCAATAGAGTTTTGCATCGTCCACAAGATGCATTAGGATTATGGTAACTTTTACATCCCTTGAATAGACTCCTCTAACTTTGAAGTATTGTTCTacatcaaagatgaaattttCGGTTATTTAACATCtcgattctttttttaagactTTGAATTTTAggattttcaatttattgaGCTCAACATGTATATAGGATTTTCAATTCTACAGCCCCGTAGTCAAAATCACTCTAGTGCTTATTTTGGCTATATCTCTGCTAATGACATCAATTGTTTTGACATCTTTAGCCAACTCATTGAAAAACTTCAACATGGTTTTCTATAAAATGTTTAGCTCTTCTATACGTTCCTCTATGTGTGCAACAAAGCTCTTAAAGCTACTTGTGTTCTAAGCTACTCGGTTGAATAACTGGAAGTCAAccttaaatattaatttttaattggcAATCCATTCAGACAAGTTTTCATAGCATTAATTCTACCAACTCTTTCATCTGGTTATGCAACTTAGCCTTCTAGGAAAATATTCGATCTTGGTGAAAAATATTCGATCTTGGTGAGTCGATTGACTTGTGACTTAGCCAATTGTTTTGCCACGGATATTGTTACATAATAGCACTTCTTTTGCTCTAACCTAAAGAACAAGTTAGTTGTGTAAAAATCACTTTTTTGCTCTAACCCAAAGAACAAGTTAGTTGTGTAAAAATCACTTTTTTGCTCTAACCCAAAGAACAAGTTAGTTGGGTAAAAATCACTTTTTTGACAAGTTAGTTGGGTAAAAATCACTTTTTTGCTCTAACCCAACGAACAAGTTAGTTGTGTAAAATCGTACTTTGGTCGAGCCTCAACCCAcattttgagagaaaatattttataaaacatgAGTGAGGAAATTAGTTGAAAATAAGTtgaaaaaagggaaggaaaatTACAACATTTGGTTGATGAGAGGTTTGATGACTACTTGATCTCCTATGGTACATATTGAGACAAATCATGTCTACTCTAGACATTTCGTCGAAGTCATAcgcgcaaaaaaaaaaaaatatatatatatataaaaaaaaaaatgataataacaTGAAAGAGTTTAGCATGACATGCACATGTGGGCACACACAACATGCCTTGGACGATCATAATCGTGACACTCCTTGCATGACACGTGACACACATGGATGGATAGGTCACATTGTGTTGGGTTGGGTCACACAGATGATTTAGACCGGCAACGTGGATTGGGTCAAGACGGAGCAATTCGAATGCGGGTTGAAGATAGAGAAAGCTTCTTCGTCCACACCCCACCCTGTGTACATCAAGCGAGAGCTACCGATTAAATGAAGGAAAGCCAAGGAGGAGATGAGGGAGAAAGTACTTACGGGGGAAGGAGACCCTGCCTGCACGCCTTCAGCATGATCTTCAATATGATCATTGAGAATTTGAATGAACATATTATACATTATACTCTAAAAACTTCTTCCCATATCAAATTTTCCTACACACCAACTGAACTTTGTGCAGGCATCTTCCTTAGGCCTATGTTACTCATCATATGCCTCACTTTCTCTGCATCTTTCCATCTTCCAACTGCAGCATAAATATTTGCAAGTAATATATAGTTTCCTGTATTTTCTGACTCAAGCTCAAAAAGCCTCTCAGCTGCCACCTCTCCTAGTTCGACGTTCTGGTGTATCGAGCACGCACCAAGCAGAGCCCCCCAAATCGAATGGTTATGCTTGAATGGCATTGATTTAATGATATCATACGCTTCATCTAATCGACCTGCACGGCCAAGAAGATCGACAATGCAAGTGTAATGATTGGGGCGAGGCCTCGATGGATGGTTTTCAATCATATACTTGAACAACGCCAAACCATCATCTACCAGCCCTCTATGGCTACAAGCGTGTAAAACAGAAGTGAAAGTTATCTCATTCGGACTCACCCCAGATTGAACCATCTGGTTGAAAAGTGAGACAGCAATCTCACCATGTCCATGCATTCCATACCCAGCTATCACAACACTCCACACAATAATGTCTTTGTCTTCGTTCCGAATATCGTCGAAAATTTTATGAGCATAGTCTAAACATCCACATTTTGAGTATATATCTATCAAACCAGTGACAACAGCAATTCTTGATATAAAACCAGATCTCACCAAATAAGAATGTAAATTCATCACTTGCTTTAAATCTGCTAGAATGGCATAAGCTGGGATAAGACTATTGAAAGTAGCATGGTTTGCTTCTACTTCTTCCATGAGCATAGTTTTGAAGAGTTCCACTGCTTCTCTTGCAAGCCCATTATGAATGAGCCCTGAGAGAAGCGCATTCCAAGGCACAGTTCTCTTCTTAGATGTCTTAGCAAACACTTGAAAGCTATAGCTCACAGCATTACATTTTGCATACATGTCTATTAAAGCAGTAACCACAAGTACATCAGAATCAAGTTTTTGCCTCATTACCCAAGCGTGTAAGGACTTACCTTGCTTCAAACAACACAAGCTCGCGCAGGCAGAGAGAAGAGAAGCTAAAGTCACTGCGTTTGGTGCTACTCCATCCAGCTGCATTGCCGGGCAAAGAGCCAAAGCACTCTTCGGATTGCCATTGATGATATAGCCATTAATCATGGAAGTCCAAGTAATAACATCCCTCTCTTTCGTCTCTGAGAAAACTAGTGATGCCTCATCCATACAACCACACCTTGAATACATATCAATAAGTGCATTCCTCACTTCAATCCTCTCGTGTAAATGATTGTTTTCCACTAGTTTATGAACCTTTCTTCCCAATTCCAATTCCTTCAAGTAACCACAAGATGGCAATACAGACACCATTGTGGCAGAATCAGGTTCCACTCTTGCATCCATCATGCGGTTAAAAACCACCAGCGCTTCCTCTGGCTGCCCATTTTGAAACCATCCACTGATCATTGTGTTCCACGAAACCACACTCCGCTCCGGCATTACATCGAAAACCCATCTCGCTAGCTCCAATTTCCTGCAGTTCATGTACATTGCTAGCAAAGAATTCTGCACAAACATGTTTGAGGAAAACCCAGATACTAAAGCACGTCCATGAATCAAAACTCCAACATCAAGCATTCTCATCTCACTGCAAGCTTTGATAACCAATGGGAACGTATACTTATCCGGCCAGCACTTCCCCGAGTTAATCATTGAATAGAACATTCTAAGTGCATCAAAATGCAAGCCACGGTCCACATACATCTTAATTATGGCGTTCCATAAAAACAAACTTCGGTCAGACAATTCGTCGAACAGCTTGCGTGCAAG is a window encoding:
- the LOC111778102 gene encoding pentatricopeptide repeat-containing protein At5g39350, with translation MNGPSQALFNSKPLIAILHRCESLLRRYAAARSLSKTKILHAHAITSGILHSSNFIDLQSKLAVSYAFCGYVPLARKLFDELSDRSLFLWNAIIKMYVDRGLHFDALRMFYSMINSGKCWPDKYTFPLVIKACSEMRMLDVGVLIHGRALVSGFSSNMFVQNSLLAMYMNCRKLELARWVFDVMPERSVVSWNTMISGWFQNGQPEEALVVFNRMMDARVEPDSATMVSVLPSCGYLKELELGRKVHKLVENNHLHERIEVRNALIDMYSRCGCMDEASLVFSETKERDVITWTSMINGYIINGNPKSALALCPAMQLDGVAPNAVTLASLLSACASLCCLKQGKSLHAWVMRQKLDSDVLVVTALIDMYAKCNAVSYSFQVFAKTSKKRTVPWNALLSGLIHNGLAREAVELFKTMLMEEVEANHATFNSLIPAYAILADLKQVMNLHSYLVRSGFISRIAVVTGLIDIYSKCGCLDYAHKIFDDIRNEDKDIIVWSVVIAGYGMHGHGEIAVSLFNQMVQSGVSPNEITFTSVLHACSHRGLVDDGLALFKYMIENHPSRPRPNHYTCIVDLLGRAGRLDEAYDIIKSMPFKHNHSIWGALLGACSIHQNVELGEVAAERLFELESENTGNYILLANIYAAVGRWKDAEKVRHMMSNIGLRKMPAQSSVGV